One window of Paenibacillus sp. FSL K6-3182 genomic DNA carries:
- a CDS encoding cytochrome c biogenesis protein ResB, whose amino-acid sequence MVENTKCECGHQNSIGTVLCESCGKPLLNDTVSDLPLEMRYDGVARRSQKSNPNYIDKIWNFFSSVKIAIYLIVITFLTAMLGTIYPQENTFINNLDPSVYYEETYGFLGKMYYLLGLSHTYESWWFIGLLVMIGTSLVICSLDRVLPLYRALSKQQIRKHLQFIHRQKTVFKYQIEGDEEKWVENFGMQLKRKGYRIHRDGSALLAEKNRFSRWGPYINHIGLILFLLAILARSIPSWQMDSYIMVPDGDTVQIANTNYFVKNEKFTVEYYKDEELPDKLKGISRAKLFETKAVLYECVSNCSDQTKKPELKEVERHNIIVNEPLKYKGLKLYQFDYDTTPRLNAVHPILIDKATGEKYGPFDLPMKDSALQHKLGPYTLDLYANYMEFAIGDNGEPTTLSREPIAPAFVYTVKGPGLDPKGEPYMYFPMQKDKVKFSQDAINHGIADKIEIRVDGMENVDFSEASTYLNVRMDRALPYVWVGAVFSMLGLLMGSYWQHRRIWLRVDNGELSLGAHTNKNWYGMRSDVAGALKKIGITVDPKSLDNGGNNA is encoded by the coding sequence GTGGTTGAAAACACAAAATGTGAGTGCGGTCATCAAAATTCGATAGGCACCGTACTATGTGAAAGCTGCGGCAAACCGCTTTTGAACGATACGGTTTCCGATTTACCGTTAGAAATGCGTTACGATGGTGTTGCTCGTCGATCGCAAAAAAGCAATCCCAATTATATCGATAAAATATGGAATTTTTTCTCGTCAGTCAAAATTGCGATTTATTTGATCGTCATTACCTTTTTGACTGCGATGCTTGGAACAATTTATCCACAGGAAAACACATTCATAAATAACTTGGATCCATCCGTGTATTATGAAGAAACTTATGGATTTCTTGGCAAAATGTATTATTTGCTAGGATTATCGCATACGTACGAATCCTGGTGGTTCATTGGCTTGCTTGTGATGATTGGCACCTCACTTGTTATTTGCAGCTTGGATCGTGTGCTCCCGCTTTATCGTGCGCTAAGCAAGCAGCAAATTCGTAAGCATCTGCAGTTTATCCATCGTCAGAAGACGGTATTTAAATATCAGATTGAAGGCGATGAGGAAAAATGGGTTGAAAATTTCGGCATGCAGCTGAAACGCAAAGGTTATCGCATTCATCGAGATGGCTCTGCGCTGCTTGCGGAGAAAAACCGTTTTAGCCGCTGGGGACCCTATATCAACCACATCGGCCTTATCTTGTTTCTTTTAGCCATATTGGCAAGAAGCATTCCGAGCTGGCAAATGGATAGCTACATAATGGTTCCTGATGGGGATACGGTCCAAATAGCGAATACGAATTATTTTGTAAAAAACGAAAAGTTTACTGTAGAGTATTATAAAGACGAAGAATTGCCGGACAAGCTTAAAGGAATAAGCCGTGCAAAGCTTTTTGAGACAAAAGCGGTTCTTTATGAATGCGTTAGCAACTGCAGTGACCAAACAAAGAAACCAGAGCTTAAAGAAGTAGAGCGGCATAATATTATCGTCAACGAGCCGCTAAAGTACAAAGGATTAAAGCTGTATCAATTTGATTATGATACGACGCCTCGCTTGAACGCTGTGCATCCCATTCTCATAGATAAAGCGACGGGAGAGAAATATGGTCCGTTCGATCTTCCAATGAAGGATTCAGCGCTGCAGCATAAGCTCGGGCCATACACCCTTGATTTATATGCGAATTACATGGAATTTGCAATCGGCGACAATGGCGAGCCAACGACTTTATCACGTGAGCCGATTGCTCCGGCGTTCGTATACACGGTTAAAGGTCCGGGGCTTGATCCAAAAGGCGAGCCGTATATGTATTTCCCAATGCAAAAGGATAAAGTTAAATTTTCGCAGGATGCCATTAATCACGGTATTGCGGATAAGATAGAAATTCGAGTGGACGGCATGGAAAATGTAGATTTCTCTGAAGCATCCACTTACTTGAACGTAAGGATGGACAGGGCGCTGCCATATGTTTGGGTTGGTGCAGTGTTCTCCATGCTCGGCTTGCTGATGGGATCCTATTGGCAGCACCGCCGAATTTGGCTGCGAGTGGACAATGGAGAGCTTTCATTGGGCGCTCATACGAATAAAAACTGGTACGGTATGCGCTCAGATGTAGCGGGAGCCCTTAAAAAAATAGGGATAACCGTAGATCCGAAGTCGCTAGATAACGGAGGGAACAACGCGTGA
- the ccsA gene encoding cytochrome c biogenesis protein CcsA: MSLVDFSSDAFIVAFFLYCFAFMFYVIAIAGKKWSNRDPLQHEKRWGRIAFITSSLGLASHLTFFFTRWAGSGQIPTSNMYEFMTFLGMAIMIAFTIVFSIYRKPLLGMFSLPLTVIIVAYASVFPQEVQPLIPALNNYWLKVHVTTAALGEAFFAVGFAAGLMYLLRVVDFKSKTKEAKRSQFWVEFSLYTIILIVGFIVAVFAFRGMGYEAKFIQETSTIDAKGIESTTSETVNYTLPPIVKPYNSQVVEYESFLGMSKPLFEAPSWMEGANSGRKFNTVIWTIIAGSLLYGLLRLVFRKPLGAVIHPVMDGVDPEDLDEISYRSIAIGFPIFTLGALIFAMIWANIAWGRFWGWDPKEVWALITWLYYSAYLHFRLSRGWQGKPSAWLAVIGFVVVLFTLVGVNLVIAGLHSYSGV; the protein is encoded by the coding sequence GTGAGCTTAGTCGATTTTAGCAGCGACGCATTTATTGTCGCATTTTTCCTGTATTGCTTCGCATTTATGTTTTATGTCATTGCCATTGCGGGTAAGAAATGGAGCAATCGTGATCCTTTGCAGCATGAGAAGCGTTGGGGACGAATTGCATTCATTACTTCGAGTCTTGGTCTTGCATCGCATTTGACCTTCTTCTTTACAAGATGGGCGGGAAGCGGTCAAATTCCAACGAGCAATATGTATGAATTCATGACTTTCCTAGGAATGGCAATCATGATTGCATTTACGATTGTCTTCAGTATTTACAGAAAACCGCTGCTGGGCATGTTCTCATTGCCGCTAACTGTAATTATTGTTGCGTATGCATCTGTGTTTCCGCAAGAGGTACAGCCGCTAATACCGGCTCTGAACAACTACTGGCTAAAAGTACATGTAACGACTGCCGCTCTAGGCGAAGCATTTTTTGCCGTTGGTTTTGCTGCCGGCCTCATGTATTTGCTAAGAGTGGTTGATTTCAAAAGCAAAACAAAAGAAGCAAAAAGATCGCAGTTCTGGGTCGAGTTCTCTTTATATACGATTATTCTAATTGTAGGTTTTATCGTTGCTGTATTCGCGTTCCGCGGAATGGGCTATGAAGCGAAATTTATTCAAGAAACATCTACTATTGATGCCAAGGGAATAGAGTCGACAACTTCGGAGACAGTAAATTATACACTGCCGCCAATTGTTAAACCTTATAACAGCCAGGTGGTCGAATATGAATCATTCCTCGGTATGAGCAAGCCATTATTCGAAGCACCATCTTGGATGGAAGGCGCAAATTCAGGACGCAAGTTTAATACCGTTATATGGACGATTATTGCAGGCTCCTTGCTTTATGGCTTGCTGCGCTTAGTGTTCAGAAAGCCGCTCGGAGCGGTTATTCATCCTGTTATGGATGGCGTAGATCCAGAAGATTTGGATGAAATCAGCTACAGATCCATCGCAATTGGATTTCCGATCTTTACACTCGGTGCATTAATATTCGCGATGATATGGGCCAATATTGCATGGGGCCGTTTCTGGGGCTGGGACCCGAAAGAGGTTTGGGCTTTAATTACATGGCTGTACTACAGTGCGTATTTGCATTTCCGTTTATCGCGCGGCTGGCAGGGAAAACCTTCTGCATGGCTCGCTGTAATTGGCTTCGTGGTTGTACTATTTACGCTCGTTGGGGTTAACCTCGTCATTGCAGGTTTGCATTCCTATTCCGGTGTTTAG
- a CDS encoding spore maturation protein, translating into MYNIFTSLSAWMIPAIIVFIPLYAALRRKVPVYETFVEGAKDGFGTAINIIPHLVGMMVAISMFRSSGALELLLSTVRPLFDWVGIPSEVLPLGILRPLTGAGSLAFTTDLIQNFGPDSMIGRIASTIQGSTDTTLYVLTVYFGAIGIRKSRYALKVGLFSDIVGFFAAIFICLYIFG; encoded by the coding sequence TTGTATAATATTTTTACAAGCTTATCCGCTTGGATGATTCCTGCCATTATCGTATTTATTCCGCTTTATGCAGCTTTAAGACGCAAAGTGCCTGTATATGAAACGTTTGTTGAAGGGGCCAAGGATGGCTTCGGAACAGCGATTAATATCATTCCTCATTTGGTTGGCATGATGGTTGCTATCAGTATGTTTCGCTCATCTGGAGCCTTGGAATTGCTGCTATCTACAGTTCGACCTCTCTTTGATTGGGTTGGTATTCCAAGCGAGGTGCTGCCGCTCGGGATTTTGCGGCCTTTGACTGGTGCAGGCTCGTTAGCCTTCACGACTGACCTCATTCAAAACTTTGGCCCGGATTCTATGATTGGCAGAATTGCTTCCACGATTCAAGGCAGCACGGATACAACCTTGTATGTGCTTACTGTATATTTTGGAGCGATTGGAATAAGAAAGTCACGTTATGCGTTAAAAGTTGGTTTATTTTCCGATATAGTAGGTTTTTTCGCAGCAATTTTCATTTGCTTATACATATTCGGCTAG
- a CDS encoding polysaccharide deacetylase family protein gives MKRNLPIIILLLGSLLTACSAQQQNESLQSSTEATETAAVPETSQSSNNAINDETVVTSEEPTPTASSEQETSITALYRMSEAYRFVPIEESTSSKVVLLTFDDGPKDETVLTSMLDTLDKHKAKAIFFVNGYRVKKNPNLLKLIDERGQTIGNHSWDHNDLKKEAKEVVEQQIGDVQTDVEALIDKKPLFFRPPYGSGGDTVKEIAKNHGMLYMTWSNGSLDWDKTAKNKPEVVIKNVLEQLHPGANILMHELQWTADALDELLTSLENKGYGFIDPATIEVTR, from the coding sequence ATGAAGCGTAACCTGCCTATAATCATTCTGCTTCTCGGGTCGCTTCTAACGGCCTGCAGTGCGCAGCAGCAAAACGAGAGCCTGCAGTCTTCAACTGAAGCCACTGAGACAGCAGCCGTACCCGAGACTTCACAAAGCTCAAACAATGCAATAAACGATGAGACAGTCGTAACGAGTGAGGAACCTACACCAACCGCTTCGAGTGAGCAGGAAACCAGCATAACAGCACTATATCGAATGAGCGAAGCCTATCGCTTCGTACCGATTGAGGAGAGTACATCAAGCAAGGTTGTTTTGCTTACTTTCGATGATGGGCCAAAAGATGAAACCGTCTTAACCAGCATGCTCGATACTCTTGATAAACATAAGGCTAAAGCGATTTTTTTCGTAAATGGTTATCGGGTGAAAAAAAATCCCAATTTGTTGAAGCTCATTGATGAACGCGGACAAACAATCGGCAACCACTCTTGGGATCATAACGATTTGAAAAAAGAAGCTAAAGAAGTCGTTGAACAGCAAATCGGCGATGTTCAAACAGATGTCGAAGCTTTAATAGATAAAAAACCATTGTTTTTCCGCCCTCCGTACGGATCTGGCGGTGATACGGTCAAGGAAATTGCAAAAAACCACGGCATGCTTTACATGACGTGGTCAAATGGTTCCCTTGATTGGGATAAAACAGCCAAAAACAAGCCTGAGGTTGTCATTAAAAATGTGCTGGAGCAGCTGCATCCCGGCGCCAACATACTTATGCATGAGCTTCAATGGACTGCCGATGCTCTTGATGAGTTGCTCACCTCACTTGAAAACAAAGGCTACGGATTCATCGATCCAGCCACCATTGAGGTCACTCGCTAA
- a CDS encoding rhodanese-like domain-containing protein has product MTKWQDVTPQFLLELLGNGQVEASQIIDVREEFEWEFYHLETSKLIPMNTIPVRLNELDDTLPIYIICAHGVRSVAVCNYLEEKGYSSLHNVTGGMAAIASLQGFQYD; this is encoded by the coding sequence ATGACGAAATGGCAGGATGTGACACCGCAATTTTTGCTTGAACTGCTAGGGAATGGACAAGTAGAAGCAAGTCAAATCATAGATGTAAGAGAAGAGTTTGAATGGGAGTTTTATCATTTGGAGACATCAAAATTAATTCCAATGAACACGATTCCTGTACGTCTGAATGAGCTTGACGACACGCTGCCTATTTATATCATCTGCGCACATGGCGTACGAAGTGTAGCGGTTTGCAATTACTTAGAAGAAAAAGGCTACAGCAGCCTTCACAACGTTACCGGTGGGATGGCGGCTATAGCCTCTTTACAAGGGTTTCAATATGATTAA
- a CDS encoding pseudouridine synthase, producing MERLQKILAAAGIASRRKCEEMILAGMVEVNGEKVTTLGVKADPAVDAITVNGKPIRSEKKLYLMLNKSKGVITSAKDPQGRKVVSDFLPGIKERVYPVGRLDYDTEGLLILTNDGEFANLLTHPSHHVPKTYRATVKGVPHGTALEQLQKGIKLEDGMTAPAEVEYHDVDTDGNEATITITIFEGRNRQVRRMFEAIGHKVIRLKRIRFGEVGLENLGRGKYRHLTPQEIKELLAIAQSKTHKVHKK from the coding sequence TTGGAACGTTTACAGAAAATATTAGCAGCAGCGGGAATCGCATCCCGTCGCAAATGTGAAGAAATGATTTTGGCAGGAATGGTTGAAGTTAATGGTGAGAAGGTTACAACGCTAGGCGTTAAGGCTGATCCAGCGGTTGATGCAATTACGGTTAACGGCAAGCCGATTCGGAGCGAGAAGAAGCTTTATCTCATGCTTAATAAATCCAAGGGAGTCATAACTAGCGCCAAAGATCCACAAGGCCGCAAAGTGGTTTCTGATTTTTTGCCAGGTATTAAAGAGCGAGTATATCCGGTCGGTCGATTGGATTATGATACGGAAGGACTGCTTATCCTAACGAATGATGGCGAATTCGCTAATTTGTTAACACATCCAAGTCATCATGTTCCCAAAACATACCGTGCGACCGTTAAAGGCGTTCCTCATGGAACGGCATTGGAGCAATTGCAAAAAGGGATTAAGCTAGAGGATGGAATGACCGCGCCTGCAGAAGTGGAATATCATGATGTAGATACGGACGGAAATGAAGCAACGATTACAATTACGATTTTTGAAGGCCGGAACCGTCAGGTTCGCCGGATGTTTGAAGCTATTGGACATAAGGTGATTAGGCTGAAAAGAATTCGTTTTGGCGAGGTTGGGCTTGAAAACCTAGGCAGAGGAAAGTATCGTCATCTCACGCCTCAGGAAATTAAAGAATTGCTTGCGATAGCGCAAAGCAAGACACATAAAGTTCATAAAAAGTAA
- a CDS encoding ATP-binding protein, giving the protein MSLWHRSIGKLYRSVVGKLWATIMLLVAVVLLIVGVFLLQYVDIWFKENNTHQVKVLFVVTAIIGFLLSTFFAFFLSKKIQQPLLQLKDAAVSISQGNYTTRVHIRSSDEIGELADTFNHMTEQLNKLIHDINHEKNHLASILRSMGDSVITFDAEGKVILTNPVGHLLINQWSGVELAWQEDESESSTSYSEVPMPLRELFQRVMEEGRDVTDKVHVLSSVWSVVMAPLQSKDVIRGAVAVIRNVTEEHKLEKLRRDFVANISHEIRTPLSMLQGYSEALLDDIVVSEEDRKELVQVIYDESLRMGRLVNDFLDIARMEAGHVDMNFQEIDLAHVLKRVHRKFQVYAKEREVRLVADLPNESLLVKEADEDRLEQVLTNLLDNALRHTPSGKSITISGQHANVNGRQYVELRVRDEGQGIPTEDVPFIFERFYKADKARKRGSSSGTGLGLAIVKNLIDLHQGRIVVESSAGTGTSFTILLPVEAHQ; this is encoded by the coding sequence ATGAGCTTGTGGCATCGTTCGATTGGCAAATTGTACCGCAGTGTAGTTGGAAAGCTCTGGGCGACAATCATGCTGCTTGTTGCTGTCGTATTGCTCATCGTTGGCGTATTTTTACTTCAATACGTTGACATATGGTTTAAAGAAAACAATACGCATCAGGTGAAAGTGCTATTTGTTGTAACAGCGATTATCGGATTTTTGTTATCAACATTTTTTGCTTTCTTCTTATCCAAAAAAATTCAACAGCCGCTGCTTCAATTAAAGGATGCAGCGGTATCGATTTCTCAAGGCAATTATACAACCCGAGTTCATATACGCTCCAGCGATGAGATCGGCGAGCTTGCAGATACGTTTAACCATATGACGGAGCAGCTGAACAAGCTGATTCATGACATCAATCATGAGAAAAACCATCTTGCGAGCATTTTGCGAAGCATGGGAGATTCAGTTATTACCTTCGACGCGGAAGGTAAAGTCATACTCACGAATCCAGTTGGTCATTTGCTAATCAATCAGTGGTCAGGAGTAGAGCTTGCTTGGCAAGAGGATGAGTCCGAAAGCTCGACTTCATATTCCGAGGTTCCAATGCCACTCCGCGAGTTGTTTCAAAGAGTGATGGAAGAGGGCAGGGATGTTACCGACAAGGTTCATGTTCTAAGCAGCGTGTGGTCAGTTGTAATGGCTCCGCTGCAGTCGAAGGATGTTATTCGCGGGGCTGTTGCCGTTATCCGTAACGTAACGGAGGAACATAAGCTTGAGAAGCTGAGACGAGATTTTGTGGCTAACATCTCACATGAGATCAGGACGCCTCTATCGATGCTGCAAGGCTATAGTGAAGCATTGCTTGATGATATTGTCGTTTCGGAGGAAGATCGCAAGGAGCTGGTTCAAGTCATTTATGATGAATCACTGCGAATGGGCAGACTCGTAAATGATTTTCTGGATATCGCAAGAATGGAAGCCGGCCACGTCGATATGAACTTCCAAGAGATAGATCTCGCACATGTCTTGAAGCGGGTACATCGGAAATTCCAGGTGTATGCGAAGGAGCGCGAAGTGAGGCTGGTCGCGGATCTGCCCAATGAGTCGCTGCTTGTAAAGGAAGCTGATGAGGATAGATTGGAGCAAGTATTGACTAATCTTCTCGACAACGCATTGCGGCATACGCCATCGGGCAAGTCGATTACTATTTCAGGTCAGCATGCAAATGTAAACGGAAGACAGTATGTGGAGCTTCGCGTCAGAGACGAGGGGCAAGGGATTCCAACCGAGGATGTGCCTTTTATATTCGAACGCTTCTATAAGGCAGATAAAGCGCGTAAACGCGGCTCATCAAGTGGAACGGGACTTGGACTTGCCATTGTAAAAAATCTGATCGATCTTCATCAGGGTCGAATTGTAGTCGAAAGCAGTGCGGGCACAGGCACATCGTTTACAATCTTACTTCCTGTCGAAGCTCATCAATAG
- the serA gene encoding phosphoglycerate dehydrogenase, translated as MFKVLVSDPISDLGIQQLVDASDVAVDKKPGLSEDELVAIIGEYDALLVRSQTRVTAKIMEAGKQLKVVGRAGVGVDNIDLDAATQRGIIVINAPDGNTITTCEHTFAMMMAVARHIPQAYMKTVNGTWDRKSFLGVELRGKTLGVLGMGRIGSEVAKRAKAFGMDILGYDPFMTEERATKIGVKLASVDEIVRGADFMTVHTPLTPETRHMIGKAQFEVMKPGMRIVNCARGGIIDEIALVDAVDAGIVAGAAFDVFEVEPPANDHPFLTHPKIIVTPHLGASTVEAQENVAIDVSEQVLHILRSEPFINAVNMPPIPANLQSILQPYFTLGEKLGNFIAQSTEGAVTEIVVGYAGELAEVDTQPLTRYIVRGVLAHHLGAEQVNVVNSLHLAKVRDVNIVVQKSHASKDFTNLVTVSLRTKKEERVVSGTLLTGYGPRIVQIDKFPVDVTPEGNLILISHNDKPGIIGRVGTLLGNNDVNIATMQVGRQLVGGSAIMVLRVDKATPKEVLEQLTSMPELNTAKEITLF; from the coding sequence ATGTTTAAAGTGTTAGTTTCCGATCCAATCAGCGATTTGGGCATTCAGCAGCTTGTTGATGCGTCAGATGTCGCAGTCGACAAAAAACCTGGACTCAGCGAAGACGAATTAGTTGCAATTATTGGTGAATACGATGCGTTGCTAGTACGCAGCCAAACCCGCGTAACAGCAAAAATTATGGAAGCTGGCAAACAGCTTAAAGTAGTTGGCCGTGCAGGTGTTGGCGTCGATAATATTGACCTAGACGCAGCAACTCAGCGCGGTATCATCGTAATCAATGCACCAGATGGCAACACCATTACAACTTGTGAGCATACATTTGCTATGATGATGGCGGTAGCCCGTCATATTCCACAAGCGTACATGAAAACAGTAAATGGAACATGGGATCGCAAATCCTTCCTAGGCGTTGAGCTTCGCGGCAAAACGCTAGGCGTACTCGGTATGGGACGTATCGGCAGCGAAGTTGCCAAACGCGCAAAAGCCTTCGGCATGGATATTTTGGGTTATGACCCGTTTATGACAGAAGAAAGAGCCACAAAAATCGGCGTGAAGCTTGCTAGCGTGGATGAAATTGTTAGAGGTGCAGACTTCATGACTGTACATACACCTTTAACGCCTGAAACTCGCCATATGATCGGCAAAGCTCAATTTGAAGTGATGAAGCCCGGCATGCGTATTGTAAACTGCGCTCGCGGCGGCATCATCGATGAGATTGCTTTGGTTGATGCAGTGGATGCTGGTATTGTCGCTGGCGCCGCATTCGACGTGTTCGAAGTGGAGCCTCCTGCTAATGACCATCCTTTCTTGACACATCCAAAAATTATCGTGACTCCGCATCTTGGCGCTTCGACTGTTGAAGCACAAGAAAATGTTGCGATCGACGTTTCGGAGCAAGTTCTTCATATTCTCCGCAGCGAGCCATTTATCAATGCAGTTAACATGCCTCCGATTCCGGCAAACCTGCAAAGCATTCTTCAGCCGTACTTTACGCTTGGCGAGAAGCTTGGCAACTTTATTGCACAATCTACTGAGGGTGCTGTTACGGAAATCGTGGTTGGTTACGCAGGTGAGCTTGCAGAGGTTGATACGCAGCCACTTACTCGTTATATCGTTCGCGGCGTTCTAGCGCATCACCTTGGCGCAGAGCAGGTTAATGTGGTTAACTCCCTTCACCTTGCGAAAGTGCGCGATGTAAACATCGTCGTTCAAAAATCGCATGCTTCGAAAGACTTTACGAACTTAGTAACTGTATCCCTTCGTACGAAAAAAGAAGAACGTGTTGTTTCCGGCACATTGCTAACTGGTTACGGACCTCGTATTGTTCAAATCGACAAGTTCCCAGTTGATGTGACGCCTGAAGGAAACCTAATTCTAATCTCGCATAACGATAAGCCTGGTATTATCGGACGAGTTGGAACGCTTCTGGGCAACAATGACGTTAACATTGCAACGATGCAAGTAGGTCGTCAGCTTGTTGGCGGCTCCGCAATCATGGTTCTGCGTGTGGATAAAGCGACACCTAAGGAAGTGCTTGAGCAGCTTACAAGCATGCCTGAGCTAAACACAGCCAAAGAAATTACACTTTTTTAA
- a CDS encoding redoxin domain-containing protein, producing the protein MGKSRKTVQIVILIAVLIIGGYAIGSTLFDADDKGPLKEGGKPPAFELVDLEGNPRQLSDYEGKAVVINFWGTFCPPCVKEMPEFERQYAKWKDQGLVILAINLSEDTLTVNNFVRRFDLNYPILRDVNRKTERSYGLKSYPTTFFINPNGTIMEIKVGGMTEEEIDERIERLLQL; encoded by the coding sequence ATGGGAAAATCGCGCAAGACGGTACAAATTGTCATTTTGATTGCCGTCTTGATCATAGGTGGGTACGCAATTGGATCTACCTTATTTGACGCGGATGACAAAGGTCCTTTAAAGGAAGGCGGGAAGCCGCCTGCATTTGAGCTTGTTGATTTAGAGGGTAATCCTAGACAACTGTCTGATTATGAGGGGAAAGCTGTCGTCATTAATTTCTGGGGCACATTCTGTCCACCGTGCGTGAAGGAAATGCCGGAGTTTGAACGACAGTACGCGAAATGGAAGGATCAAGGCCTTGTGATTTTGGCTATAAATTTAAGCGAGGACACGTTGACCGTAAACAATTTTGTCCGTCGCTTTGATTTGAACTATCCGATTCTGCGCGATGTAAATCGCAAAACAGAACGCAGCTATGGTCTAAAGTCATACCCTACTACTTTTTTCATTAATCCAAATGGGACGATTATGGAAATAAAAGTAGGAGGCATGACGGAAGAGGAAATTGATGAACGGATTGAACGGCTTCTTCAGCTGTAG
- a CDS encoding response regulator transcription factor, translating to MSDYSSRILVVDDEERIRRLLKMYLEKEGYTIDEAEDGETALRLASNTDYALILLDVMLPGIDGVEVCSRLRQVKATPVIMLTAKGEEMNRVQGFEVGADDYVVKPFSPREVIYRVKAILRRSSATAFLTKEINSSNNIVFPHLVIEHDAHRVTAGGQEVSLTPKEYELLHYLAVSPDKVFSREELLKDVWNYEFFGDLRTVDTHVKRLREKLNKVSPDAASMITTVWGVGYKLEVPK from the coding sequence ATGTCTGATTATTCAAGCCGTATTTTGGTCGTAGATGATGAAGAACGGATCCGTCGCTTGCTCAAAATGTATTTAGAGAAGGAAGGCTACACAATCGACGAGGCAGAAGACGGAGAAACTGCCCTAAGATTAGCTTCAAATACGGATTACGCGCTCATTCTGCTTGATGTGATGCTGCCAGGAATCGACGGCGTAGAAGTGTGCTCTCGTCTGCGTCAAGTGAAGGCTACTCCTGTCATTATGCTAACGGCTAAAGGTGAAGAAATGAACCGTGTGCAGGGCTTTGAGGTTGGCGCGGACGATTATGTCGTCAAGCCATTTAGTCCACGCGAGGTTATCTACCGAGTGAAGGCTATCTTGAGACGTTCCTCGGCTACTGCGTTCTTAACAAAAGAAATTAATTCAAGCAATAACATCGTATTCCCACATTTGGTTATTGAGCATGATGCTCACCGTGTAACAGCTGGTGGACAAGAGGTAAGCTTAACGCCTAAAGAATATGAGCTGCTGCATTACTTGGCAGTATCGCCTGATAAAGTGTTCTCCCGTGAAGAGCTTTTGAAGGATGTATGGAACTATGAGTTTTTCGGTGACTTGCGGACTGTCGACACCCATGTAAAACGTTTGCGCGAGAAATTGAATAAAGTGTCTCCTGATGCGGCATCCATGATTACTACCGTATGGGGAGTCGGCTATAAGCTAGAGGTACCTAAGTAA
- a CDS encoding CPBP family intramembrane glutamic endopeptidase: protein MKKFDIRNIRIRKVSVDELDDRMLLINLYATQAFTFIIGLIWVLFQHQNVIALFTPPKELAFVYWGAGLAAAVIIVDLLISRFVPEEASDDGGVNDRIFRTRKVWHIAVISLVVAICEELLFRGAIQHAIGPYWTSIIFATIHVRYLKHWIPTGLVFSISYGLGWIYMESGTIWAPIIAHFLIDFIMGLIIRFRRES, encoded by the coding sequence ATGAAGAAATTTGATATTCGCAATATTCGCATTCGAAAGGTGTCCGTTGATGAGCTAGATGACCGCATGCTGTTAATCAATTTATATGCTACGCAAGCATTTACTTTTATTATCGGTTTAATATGGGTTTTATTTCAGCATCAAAATGTGATTGCTTTATTTACGCCTCCAAAGGAGCTTGCTTTTGTTTATTGGGGTGCAGGCTTAGCAGCAGCAGTTATCATAGTTGACCTGCTTATTTCGCGCTTTGTTCCAGAAGAAGCAAGCGATGATGGCGGAGTAAATGATCGTATTTTTCGGACGCGGAAGGTTTGGCATATTGCAGTTATTTCCTTAGTTGTGGCTATTTGTGAGGAATTGCTCTTTCGCGGGGCGATTCAGCATGCCATAGGTCCCTATTGGACAAGCATAATTTTTGCTACTATTCATGTAAGGTATTTAAAACATTGGATTCCCACCGGACTCGTATTTTCGATTAGCTATGGCTTAGGCTGGATTTATATGGAATCAGGTACGATTTGGGCACCAATTATTGCACACTTTTTGATCGATTTCATCATGGGTTTAATTATAAGATTCAGGAGGGAGTCATGA